From Micromonospora nigra, one genomic window encodes:
- a CDS encoding MbtH family protein, whose amino-acid sequence MVNPFEDENGTFLVLVNDEGQHCLWPVFVAVPAGWQATLGPAGRQECLDHIERTWTDIRPKSLLAQYA is encoded by the coding sequence ATGGTCAACCCGTTCGAGGACGAGAACGGCACCTTCCTGGTCCTGGTCAACGACGAGGGGCAGCACTGCCTGTGGCCCGTCTTCGTCGCCGTGCCCGCCGGCTGGCAGGCCACCCTCGGCCCCGCCGGCCGGCAGGAGTGCCTCGACCACATCGAGCGCACCTGGACCGACATCCGGCCGAAGAGCCTGCTCGCCCAGTACGCCTGA
- a CDS encoding cobalamin B12-binding domain-containing protein codes for MALSQAARKVLLTGTVSDSHTWNLVFLELLLTEQGYAVDNLGPCVPVELLVRRCRAYAPDLVVVSSVNGHGYADGLAAVTGLRAEPDLADVPVVIGGNLGLDGRDDAHRRARLRAAGYQAVFDDGDLLAFERYLTALTGQPRTPVGRPA; via the coding sequence ATGGCGCTGTCGCAAGCTGCGAGAAAAGTCCTGCTGACCGGAACCGTCTCCGACTCCCACACCTGGAACCTGGTGTTCCTGGAGCTGCTCCTCACCGAACAGGGGTACGCGGTGGACAACCTCGGCCCGTGCGTGCCGGTGGAGCTGCTGGTGCGCCGGTGCCGGGCGTACGCGCCGGACCTGGTCGTGGTCAGCAGCGTCAACGGCCACGGGTACGCCGACGGCCTCGCCGCCGTCACCGGGTTGCGAGCCGAACCGGACCTGGCCGACGTGCCGGTCGTCATCGGCGGCAACCTCGGCCTCGACGGTCGGGACGACGCCCACCGCAGGGCTCGGCTGCGCGCCGCCGGCTACCAGGCCGTCTTCGACGACGGCGACCTGCTGGCCTTCGAGCGGTACCTCACCGCGCTGACCGGTCAGCCGCGGACCCCGGTGGGGCGGCCGGCATGA
- a CDS encoding methylaspartate mutase yields MSTGQVSFGRFVADAAAAGRLVVQPRMGFSDLRRMRAGLERTRFAAATTVGTVTIDSYTRVGAYAAARRALAEGTPLNGYPIVAYPQETTRALFDGVRDDTFPVQVRHGSSRPESIIRALTAAGLDATEGGPVSYCLPYGRTPLRESVRHWARGCELLAERAPGTAHVESFGGCLLGQLCPPGLLVAISLLEVLFFARHGIGSVSLSYAQQTNPDQDAEAVRALRRLAGEFLPAHVDRHVVLYTYMGVFPTTVGGARRLLEASARLAVRAGAQRLIVKTSAEAHRIPTVEENVRALETAAATAGTTDTGGPEVPDTGVYAEARALVEAVLDLHAEPGRALHAAFRRGLLDVPYCLHPDNAGQSRSWIDDAGWLRWSAVGGMPIRAAAPGDRPAMTSTRLLAALHTVARRYDH; encoded by the coding sequence ATGAGCACCGGACAGGTCTCCTTCGGCCGGTTCGTCGCCGACGCCGCCGCCGCCGGCCGGCTGGTCGTGCAGCCCCGGATGGGTTTCAGCGACCTGCGCCGCATGCGCGCCGGACTGGAACGGACCCGGTTCGCCGCCGCCACCACCGTCGGCACCGTCACCATCGACAGCTACACCCGCGTCGGTGCGTACGCCGCCGCCCGGCGGGCCCTCGCCGAGGGCACCCCGCTCAACGGCTACCCCATCGTGGCGTACCCGCAGGAGACGACCCGCGCCCTGTTCGACGGGGTCCGGGACGACACCTTCCCGGTGCAGGTCCGGCACGGCTCGTCTCGACCGGAGTCGATCATCCGGGCGCTGACCGCCGCCGGGCTCGACGCCACCGAGGGTGGCCCCGTCTCCTACTGCCTGCCCTACGGCCGCACCCCGCTGCGCGAGTCGGTGCGTCACTGGGCGCGCGGCTGCGAACTGCTCGCCGAGCGGGCCCCCGGCACCGCCCACGTGGAGAGCTTCGGCGGCTGCCTGCTCGGCCAGCTCTGCCCACCGGGGCTGCTCGTGGCGATCAGCCTGCTGGAGGTGCTGTTCTTCGCCCGGCACGGCATCGGCAGCGTGTCGCTGAGCTACGCCCAGCAGACCAACCCCGACCAGGACGCCGAGGCGGTGCGGGCACTGCGCCGCCTCGCCGGGGAGTTCCTGCCGGCGCACGTGGACCGGCACGTCGTCCTCTACACCTACATGGGGGTGTTCCCGACCACGGTCGGCGGCGCCCGCCGGCTGCTGGAGGCGTCGGCCCGGCTGGCGGTCCGCGCCGGCGCGCAGCGGCTGATCGTCAAGACCAGCGCCGAGGCGCACCGCATCCCCACCGTCGAGGAGAACGTCCGCGCCCTGGAGACCGCCGCCGCCACCGCCGGGACCACCGACACGGGCGGGCCCGAGGTGCCCGACACCGGCGTGTACGCCGAGGCCCGGGCCCTGGTGGAGGCGGTCCTCGACCTGCACGCCGAGCCGGGCCGGGCCCTGCACGCCGCGTTCCGCCGAGGGCTCCTCGACGTCCCGTACTGCCTGCACCCCGACAACGCCGGCCAGTCCCGTAGCTGGATCGACGACGCCGGGTGGCTGCGCTGGTCGGCGGTCGGCGGGATGCCGATCCGGGCCGCGGCCCCCGGCGACCGGCCGGCCATGACATCCACCCGACTGCTGGCGGCGCTGCACACCGTCGCCCGCAGGTACGACCACTGA
- a CDS encoding asparagine synthetase A, translating into MHTTDDPAQATAGPPPLGEHLVAPSTRAAMTIQQEALYAAREHLRGQGFTELLPPLIGPVTDPGGRGAKALDVDYYGHPYKLMTSAILYKQASLRGFDKLFYIAPNVRVEPPETAGTGRHLVEFHQIDVEIAGASRDDAMDVAAGLLTHVVRHVLDTVPDTLAALGRDPLAFAELVTGKFDACTHAEAVERLRGGGHPQSADAEIDWVGEETLSREADRPFFVTDYPKGSRGFYDREDPDRPGVLRNFDLIAHGGYGELVSGSEREADYATIVTRMRESGENPAKYDWYLRLAREGIPASAGFGMGVQRLVRFLTGLDALWQVSAYPKLPGVVAP; encoded by the coding sequence ATGCACACCACGGACGACCCCGCACAGGCCACGGCCGGCCCGCCCCCGCTCGGCGAGCACCTGGTCGCCCCGAGCACCCGGGCCGCCATGACCATCCAGCAGGAGGCGCTGTACGCGGCCCGCGAACACCTGCGCGGCCAGGGCTTCACCGAGCTGCTGCCGCCGCTGATCGGCCCGGTCACCGACCCCGGCGGCCGGGGTGCCAAGGCCCTCGACGTCGACTACTACGGCCACCCGTACAAGCTGATGACCAGCGCGATCCTCTACAAGCAGGCGTCGCTGCGGGGCTTCGACAAGCTGTTCTACATCGCCCCGAACGTGCGGGTCGAACCGCCGGAGACCGCCGGCACCGGCCGGCACCTCGTCGAGTTCCACCAGATCGACGTGGAGATTGCCGGAGCGTCCCGCGACGACGCCATGGACGTCGCCGCCGGTCTGCTCACCCACGTGGTGCGGCACGTGCTCGACACCGTTCCCGACACCCTCGCCGCGCTCGGCCGCGATCCGCTGGCCTTCGCCGAGCTGGTCACCGGCAAGTTCGACGCCTGCACCCACGCCGAGGCCGTCGAGCGGCTGCGCGGCGGCGGGCACCCGCAGAGCGCCGACGCCGAGATCGACTGGGTGGGGGAGGAGACCCTGTCCCGCGAGGCCGACCGACCGTTCTTCGTCACCGACTACCCGAAGGGCTCCCGCGGCTTCTACGACCGGGAGGACCCGGACCGGCCGGGGGTGCTGCGCAACTTCGACCTCATCGCCCACGGCGGGTACGGGGAACTGGTCAGCGGCAGCGAACGCGAGGCCGACTACGCCACCATCGTCACCCGGATGCGGGAGAGCGGCGAGAACCCCGCCAAGTACGACTGGTACCTGCGGCTGGCCCGCGAGGGCATCCCCGCCAGCGCCGGCTTCGGCATGGGCGTGCAGCGACTCGTGCGTTTCCTCACCGGCCTGGACGCCCTGTGGCAGGTCAGCGCCTACCCGAAGCTGCCCGGGGTGGTGGCCCCGTGA
- a CDS encoding glutamate synthase-related protein: protein MTGVHAPGLPEDLIRARARRGTAEVFPSPDTYGRQLFGAGDTDSPAGDPRVADELDAARLVPPVFMPQRLEKLIDLGREPVHDDVDLTTSVGGFASPLPLYVSAFGSTRIAAGDAGIAASRQAGQLGIPMVIGENLVPVGGYRRDAATRSPILARLRAYADACPPDRGGVVVQQSTEDADSEVWNLVYSDPSVRGLVDSGRLAFELKTGQGAKPGLGGMTVVGADDARRLADRFAVCDVLGGDGWLRCATPGTFTEEILRQQVRFMRNNFPRARVWVKFHPGRDVAHAAATAWRAGADAVTVDGAQGGTGWAPRAFVGQVGLPLAECLRRIGRPEGCLLVTGRIWEGGRAVRALAAGATAVGLGRAALLAVDEDAEAGLVRLVQALALEARLLVSALGRYRVDALTCEDLWWPGQPTAISTKAGQPVAPIGGRA from the coding sequence GTGACCGGCGTGCACGCCCCGGGTCTGCCCGAGGACCTCATCCGCGCCCGTGCCCGGCGCGGCACGGCCGAGGTGTTCCCGTCCCCCGACACGTACGGCCGGCAGCTGTTCGGTGCCGGGGACACCGACTCCCCGGCCGGCGACCCGCGGGTGGCCGACGAACTGGACGCCGCCCGCCTGGTGCCGCCGGTGTTCATGCCGCAGCGGCTGGAGAAGCTCATCGACCTCGGCCGGGAGCCGGTGCACGACGACGTGGACCTGACCACCTCGGTCGGCGGGTTCGCCTCGCCGCTGCCGCTGTACGTCTCCGCGTTCGGCTCCACCCGCATCGCCGCCGGTGACGCCGGGATCGCCGCCAGCCGGCAGGCCGGTCAGCTCGGCATCCCCATGGTCATCGGGGAGAACCTGGTGCCGGTGGGCGGCTACCGGCGCGACGCCGCCACCCGGTCGCCGATCCTGGCCCGGCTGCGTGCCTACGCCGACGCCTGCCCGCCCGACCGGGGCGGCGTGGTGGTGCAGCAGAGCACCGAGGACGCCGACTCCGAGGTGTGGAACCTCGTCTACAGCGACCCGTCGGTGCGCGGTCTCGTCGACTCCGGCCGGCTGGCCTTCGAACTGAAGACCGGCCAGGGCGCCAAGCCGGGGCTGGGCGGCATGACCGTCGTCGGCGCCGACGACGCCCGGCGGCTGGCCGACCGGTTCGCCGTGTGCGACGTCCTCGGTGGCGACGGGTGGCTGCGCTGCGCCACCCCCGGCACCTTCACCGAGGAGATCCTGCGCCAGCAGGTGCGTTTCATGCGCAACAACTTCCCCCGCGCCCGGGTGTGGGTGAAGTTCCACCCCGGTCGCGACGTCGCGCACGCCGCCGCCACCGCCTGGCGGGCCGGCGCGGACGCGGTCACCGTCGACGGGGCCCAGGGCGGCACCGGATGGGCGCCGCGCGCCTTCGTCGGCCAGGTCGGCCTGCCGCTGGCCGAGTGCCTGCGCCGCATCGGCCGGCCGGAGGGCTGCCTGCTGGTGACCGGCCGGATCTGGGAGGGCGGTCGGGCCGTACGCGCCCTCGCCGCCGGTGCCACCGCCGTCGGGCTGGGCCGGGCCGCGCTGCTGGCCGTCGACGAGGACGCCGAGGCCGGCCTGGTGCGGCTCGTGCAGGCCCTCGCCCTGGAGGCGCGGCTGCTGGTCAGCGCCCTCGGCCGGTACCGCGTCGACGCGCTGACCTGCGAGGACCTGTGGTGGCCGGGGCAGCCCACGGCCATCTCCACCAAGGCGGGGCAGCCCGTCGCACCGATCGGAGGTCGGGCATGA
- a CDS encoding 3-oxoacyl-[acyl-carrier-protein] synthase III C-terminal domain-containing protein, with amino-acid sequence MTALLDVGCRVPDLAVDIGDVCAAVDADPRLLWTFRRFYGLNSVRRAPDEDLRGLMTAAVRSLTALRGNEHRIRYVVLARTISTVARAGQTPLEDVCAALGLPNAVGFTLTQHACATGLLAVDLAGRLLAGDGDPDALALVLTGEKVFNPILEMIPESTVMGESSAACLVALGGERDRLLGYATRTLGRYAEDHPPHALDPQFLKDHNEVLAEVIREAADAAEVTVDELTVILPHNVNRLSWSWTCRLLGIPLDRVYLDNVPVTGHCFTADPFINYVHARDAGRLRPGDLYLMASVGLGATFSAAVWRH; translated from the coding sequence ATGACCGCACTGCTGGACGTCGGGTGTCGCGTCCCCGACCTGGCCGTGGACATCGGCGACGTGTGCGCCGCCGTCGACGCCGACCCGCGCCTGTTGTGGACGTTCCGCCGCTTCTACGGGCTGAACTCGGTGCGTCGCGCCCCCGACGAGGACCTGCGCGGCCTGATGACCGCCGCGGTGCGGTCACTGACCGCGCTGCGCGGCAACGAACACCGCATCCGGTACGTCGTTCTGGCCCGCACCATCAGCACCGTCGCCCGGGCCGGACAGACCCCGCTGGAGGACGTCTGCGCGGCGCTGGGCCTGCCGAACGCGGTGGGCTTCACCCTCACCCAGCACGCCTGCGCCACCGGGCTGCTCGCCGTCGACCTGGCGGGGCGGTTGCTGGCCGGCGACGGCGACCCCGACGCCCTGGCGCTGGTGCTCACCGGGGAGAAGGTGTTCAACCCCATCCTGGAGATGATCCCGGAGAGCACGGTGATGGGGGAGTCCAGCGCCGCCTGCCTGGTCGCCCTCGGCGGGGAGCGGGACCGGCTGCTCGGGTACGCCACCCGCACCCTGGGCCGCTACGCCGAGGATCATCCCCCGCACGCCCTGGACCCGCAGTTTCTCAAGGACCACAACGAGGTGCTCGCGGAGGTGATCCGCGAGGCGGCCGACGCCGCCGAGGTCACCGTCGACGAGCTGACGGTGATCCTGCCGCACAACGTCAACCGGCTGTCCTGGTCGTGGACCTGCCGACTGCTCGGCATCCCGCTCGACCGGGTGTACCTGGACAACGTCCCGGTCACCGGACACTGCTTCACCGCCGACCCGTTCATCAACTACGTCCACGCCCGCGACGCCGGCCGGCTGCGCCCCGGCGACCTGTACCTCATGGCGTCCGTCGGGCTCGGCGCCACCTTCTCCGCCGCCGTCTGGCGCCACTGA
- a CDS encoding ATP-grasp domain-containing protein codes for MSPPHPNFLTGVKAACTGDPGTPFVLLGNFEVEDEWARDEVGLPTVGGRASAAIVNRMDEFTVLLAGPDDHVVLKSAPDPDYLHWLAGLGVDLPRILVTDSHDPAATVSVDALRSPRLLAALADLAARGAHLLPHGMSTLEEQLCALTGLAPALPPVPVVKAVNSKIYSRRVAADLGLPQATGWECETVGEFAAAAAHAARSVAAGRRVGVKDAYGVSGKGIVVVDDPRRLDQLVRMVTRRAERTGDPRVALVIEEWADKALDLNYHFTVGRDGAVRFDFVKEALTENGVHKGHRIPARISAAHAGQIMAAADRLGARLAADGFHGVVGVDAITTTDGGLLPVLEINARNNMSTYQTALQERFMGADTIATARQYDLTLTGPVRFADLRDQLGELLFDPARGSGLLVNNFATVNAAAPDTDDPRPYAGRLYGLLMAASEQELANLDRAIVATVKKEPVHV; via the coding sequence ATGTCACCGCCGCACCCCAACTTCCTCACCGGCGTCAAGGCCGCCTGCACCGGCGACCCCGGCACCCCGTTCGTGCTGCTCGGCAACTTCGAGGTCGAGGACGAGTGGGCCCGCGACGAGGTGGGCCTGCCCACCGTCGGCGGCCGGGCGTCGGCCGCCATCGTCAACCGGATGGACGAGTTCACCGTCCTGCTCGCCGGGCCCGACGACCACGTGGTCCTCAAGTCCGCCCCCGACCCCGACTACCTGCACTGGCTGGCCGGCCTCGGCGTCGACCTGCCCCGCATCCTCGTCACCGACAGCCACGACCCGGCGGCCACCGTCAGCGTCGACGCGCTGCGCTCACCCCGGCTGCTGGCGGCACTGGCGGACCTGGCCGCCCGGGGGGCGCACCTGCTGCCACACGGCATGTCGACCCTGGAGGAGCAGCTGTGCGCGCTGACCGGGCTCGCCCCGGCGCTGCCGCCGGTGCCGGTGGTCAAGGCCGTCAACAGCAAGATCTACAGCCGGCGGGTCGCCGCCGACCTGGGCCTGCCGCAGGCCACCGGCTGGGAGTGCGAGACGGTCGGGGAGTTCGCCGCCGCCGCGGCGCACGCCGCCCGGTCCGTCGCCGCCGGCCGCCGGGTCGGCGTGAAGGACGCCTACGGGGTGTCCGGCAAGGGCATCGTCGTGGTCGACGACCCCCGCCGGCTCGACCAGTTGGTGCGGATGGTCACCCGCCGGGCCGAGCGTACCGGCGACCCCCGCGTCGCCCTGGTCATCGAGGAGTGGGCCGACAAGGCCCTCGACCTCAACTACCACTTCACCGTCGGCCGCGACGGTGCGGTGCGGTTCGACTTCGTCAAGGAGGCGCTGACCGAGAACGGGGTGCACAAGGGACACCGCATTCCCGCCCGGATCTCCGCCGCCCACGCCGGGCAGATCATGGCCGCCGCCGACCGGCTCGGCGCCCGCCTGGCCGCCGACGGCTTCCACGGCGTCGTCGGCGTCGACGCCATCACCACCACCGACGGCGGGCTGCTGCCGGTGCTGGAGATCAACGCCCGGAACAACATGTCGACGTACCAGACGGCCCTTCAGGAGCGGTTCATGGGCGCCGACACGATCGCCACCGCCCGGCAGTACGACCTGACCCTGACCGGCCCCGTCCGCTTCGCCGACCTGCGCGACCAGCTCGGTGAGCTGCTGTTCGACCCCGCCCGGGGCAGCGGCCTGCTGGTGAACAACTTCGCCACCGTCAACGCCGCCGCGCCCGACACCGACGACCCCCGCCCGTACGCCGGCCGCCTCTACGGCCTGCTGATGGCCGCCTCCGAGCAGGAGTTGGCAAACCTCGACCGCGCCATCGTGGCGACCGTGAAGAAGGAGCCCGTCCATGTCTGA
- a CDS encoding type III PLP-dependent enzyme, producing MSESTSLGGVPVTELVERFSTPLYVYDGATVTAQYRGLRERLHPAVEMFYSLKANPNVSVCALLHSLGARAEVSSLTELVTAQRAGVPADQIMFLGPGKSRDEITSCLKEEITLICESFGELALIDELAEGLGVTARVVLRVNPSFAVKGGGLTMGGKPRQFGIDETALLDAPDLAARHRHVRLAGFQAYMGTRFLSEDMVAENTTRILDLAERLAAHLRVPLEVVDVGGGLGVAYFAGERDLDVVALTDQLNPVFARFHERHPDTRLVMELGRYLVGHSGTYAVRVRYVKESMGERFAVADGGTNHHMAAVGIGSFVKRNFPMRLLNRDSAAEPVKWNVTGPLCTPNDTIGKAVELPADLRPGDVVGVERSGAYGPTASPVHFLSHGYPAEVLVHDGEPRLIRTRDDVDSMLAAQILHDFR from the coding sequence ATGTCTGAGTCGACGTCGCTGGGAGGCGTCCCCGTCACCGAACTGGTCGAGCGGTTCAGCACCCCCCTGTACGTGTACGACGGTGCCACCGTCACCGCCCAGTACCGGGGCCTGCGGGAGCGGCTGCACCCGGCCGTGGAGATGTTCTACTCGCTGAAGGCCAACCCGAACGTCAGCGTCTGCGCGCTGCTGCACTCCCTGGGCGCCCGCGCCGAGGTGTCCTCCCTGACCGAGCTGGTCACCGCGCAACGCGCCGGTGTTCCCGCCGACCAGATCATGTTCCTCGGCCCCGGCAAGAGCCGCGACGAGATCACCTCCTGCCTCAAGGAGGAGATCACCCTCATCTGTGAGTCGTTCGGCGAGCTGGCGCTCATCGACGAACTGGCCGAGGGGCTGGGTGTGACGGCCCGCGTGGTGCTGCGCGTCAACCCCAGCTTCGCGGTCAAGGGCGGCGGGCTGACGATGGGCGGCAAGCCCCGCCAGTTCGGCATCGACGAGACCGCCCTGCTCGACGCCCCGGATCTCGCCGCGCGGCACCGCCACGTCCGGCTGGCCGGTTTCCAGGCGTACATGGGCACCCGCTTCCTCAGCGAGGACATGGTCGCCGAGAACACCACCCGCATCCTCGACCTGGCCGAGCGGCTCGCCGCGCACCTGCGCGTACCGCTGGAGGTGGTCGACGTGGGCGGCGGCCTGGGCGTGGCCTACTTCGCCGGTGAACGCGACCTGGACGTGGTCGCGCTGACCGACCAGCTCAACCCGGTCTTCGCCCGCTTCCACGAGCGGCACCCCGACACCCGCCTCGTGATGGAGTTGGGTCGCTACCTCGTCGGCCACAGTGGCACGTACGCGGTGCGGGTCCGCTACGTCAAGGAGTCCATGGGCGAGCGGTTCGCCGTGGCCGACGGCGGCACCAACCACCACATGGCCGCCGTCGGCATCGGCTCCTTCGTCAAGCGCAACTTCCCGATGCGCCTGCTCAACCGCGACAGCGCCGCCGAGCCGGTGAAGTGGAACGTCACCGGGCCGCTGTGCACCCCCAACGACACCATCGGCAAGGCCGTCGAGCTGCCGGCCGACCTGCGCCCCGGCGACGTGGTCGGGGTCGAGCGCTCCGGCGCGTACGGCCCGACCGCCTCGCCGGTGCACTTCCTCAGCCACGGCTACCCGGCCGAGGTGCTGGTCCACGACGGCGAGCCGCGGCTGATCCGCACCCGCGACGACGTCGACAGCATGCTCGCCGCCCAGATCCTGCACGACTTCCGCTGA
- a CDS encoding acyl carrier protein, whose product MITTQTADPQVVSAIVAALAEVLGQDLTDVTEQTRLFDDLSLDSTSVLGLLMALEDALDMQVDPEGLEQSHLETVGSLAAFITESR is encoded by the coding sequence ATGATCACCACGCAGACCGCCGACCCGCAGGTCGTCTCCGCCATCGTCGCAGCCCTGGCGGAGGTGCTAGGGCAGGACCTCACCGACGTCACCGAGCAGACCCGGCTGTTCGACGACCTGAGCCTCGACTCCACCAGCGTGCTGGGCCTGCTGATGGCCCTGGAGGACGCACTCGACATGCAGGTCGACCCGGAGGGCCTGGAGCAGAGCCACCTGGAGACCGTCGGCTCGCTGGCCGCCTTCATCACCGAGAGCCGCTGA
- a CDS encoding acyl-CoA dehydrogenase family protein has protein sequence MTPTAAPPAARAGHAPHPTGGDASPQHPRPGPVDPRRHRLVAYADGPVAALAALHDAVHPGVLPAGPGGHTLLPAEVDATCDRYATGDGPRPRAGLTELARVPVGDAELVARRLPRAAPPDPAWTTGVAWIRLGLAERLLARAAAHLRGRSVAGAPTLNLPLVRALLADAAAGVAEARALLDTDAGDPSTLRRVHEGLDEVGRRCLHLFGAAGFLADGPGSEVRASELLADTYPPPTELEAP, from the coding sequence ATGACACCCACCGCCGCGCCGCCCGCCGCCCGGGCCGGCCACGCCCCGCACCCCACCGGCGGCGACGCCTCACCACAGCACCCGCGACCCGGGCCGGTCGACCCGCGCCGGCACCGCCTGGTCGCCTACGCCGACGGGCCCGTCGCGGCCCTGGCGGCACTGCACGACGCGGTCCACCCCGGCGTCCTGCCGGCGGGGCCCGGCGGGCACACCCTGCTGCCCGCCGAGGTCGACGCGACCTGTGACCGGTACGCCACCGGCGACGGGCCCCGGCCCCGGGCCGGCCTGACCGAGTTGGCCCGCGTGCCGGTGGGCGACGCCGAACTGGTCGCGCGGCGGCTGCCCCGTGCCGCGCCGCCGGACCCGGCCTGGACCACCGGCGTCGCCTGGATCCGCCTCGGCCTGGCCGAGCGACTGCTCGCCAGGGCCGCCGCGCACCTGCGCGGCCGGTCCGTCGCCGGGGCACCCACCCTGAATCTGCCACTGGTGCGGGCATTGCTCGCCGACGCCGCCGCCGGTGTCGCCGAGGCCCGCGCACTGCTCGACACCGACGCCGGCGACCCCTCCACCCTGCGCCGGGTCCATGAGGGACTCGACGAGGTGGGCCGGCGCTGCCTGCACCTGTTCGGCGCCGCCGGGTTCCTCGCCGACGGGCCCGGCAGCGAGGTACGCGCCTCGGAACTGCTGGCCGACACCTACCCACCGCCGACCGAACTGGAGGCGCCGTGA
- a CDS encoding acyl-CoA dehydrogenase family protein gives MTTELLTDLRAMARDHAAALRVTALDLDRDPTLATTGLHRAVPWRQLVGLPAAHNPDPLRVRGRPVLLDTCVEQVTVLEELARADAGAVLALPGPSMSGSVIADLADDQQHDRYWTTVADGPTWTFFGMTEPAHGSDPGGMTTTLRPDGDRLLLTGTKRFVGNAARARLGVVFARRHSGPLGVVAVLVDTTRPGFEAVPLPTLGLRGLQLSELRMRDVPIEPADVLGRHRSATRQGMWAATRTFHRYRPVVSCLALGVAQAAYDLVTAERRGFRSHERHLLDGWAQRLVGTRALVLAAAHSADRDPADGTLASAAKIRATGLAEEITTTAVRMLGPGARWDHPLLDKLVRDARAFEFMEGTGNIQRLTLAQGYLQGRLGDARAA, from the coding sequence GTGACCACCGAGCTCCTCACCGACCTGCGGGCGATGGCCCGCGACCACGCCGCCGCGCTGCGCGTGACCGCCCTGGACCTCGACCGCGACCCGACGCTGGCCACCACCGGCCTGCACCGGGCGGTGCCCTGGCGGCAACTCGTCGGCCTGCCCGCCGCGCACAACCCAGACCCGCTGCGGGTGCGCGGCCGGCCCGTCCTGCTCGACACCTGCGTCGAGCAGGTCACCGTCCTGGAGGAACTGGCCCGCGCCGACGCGGGCGCGGTGCTGGCCCTGCCCGGCCCGTCGATGTCCGGCTCCGTCATCGCCGACCTCGCCGACGACCAGCAGCACGACCGCTACTGGACGACCGTGGCCGACGGCCCCACCTGGACCTTCTTCGGCATGACCGAACCGGCGCACGGCTCCGACCCGGGCGGGATGACCACCACCCTGCGACCCGACGGCGACCGGCTGCTGCTGACCGGCACCAAGCGATTCGTCGGCAACGCCGCCCGGGCCCGCCTCGGCGTCGTCTTCGCCCGCCGCCACTCCGGCCCGCTCGGCGTGGTCGCGGTCCTCGTCGACACCACCCGGCCCGGCTTCGAGGCGGTGCCCCTGCCCACCCTCGGCCTGCGCGGGCTGCAACTGAGCGAACTGCGCATGCGGGACGTGCCGATCGAACCCGCGGACGTGCTCGGCCGGCACCGCTCGGCCACCCGGCAGGGCATGTGGGCGGCCACCCGTACCTTCCACCGCTACCGCCCGGTGGTGTCCTGCCTGGCCCTCGGCGTCGCCCAGGCCGCGTACGATCTCGTGACGGCCGAGCGGCGCGGATTCCGCAGCCACGAACGGCACCTGCTCGACGGTTGGGCGCAGCGGCTGGTCGGCACCCGCGCCCTGGTGCTGGCCGCCGCCCACAGCGCCGACCGCGACCCGGCCGACGGCACCCTCGCCTCCGCCGCGAAGATCCGCGCCACCGGCCTCGCCGAGGAGATCACCACCACGGCCGTGCGGATGCTCGGACCCGGTGCCCGCTGGGACCACCCGCTGCTCGACAAGTTGGTGCGCGACGCGCGGGCCTTCGAGTTCATGGAGGGCACCGGCAACATCCAGCGCCTCACCCTGGCGCAGGGCTACCTGCAGGGACGGCTCGGCGATGCACGCGCGGCCTGA